The genomic window ATGTCTGCAAGTATGAGATGTCATGGCACACTGGGACGCACAGAGGTCATAATCCGCCATCCAACTTCGCTCTTGCCGAGCTGAGGGGTAGACTCTATTGGAAGGCGTTTGTATTTCCTGATACATCCACAGGAAGCTACATTGTGGTGCTCATCCACAACCCACAAGCTCAGCTCTCATTTGCAAAGGCAGGGGATGATAAGTGGACCTGGCTACCGCCTGATTATCTCTATGATGACTGCACTTATAAGGATGGCATATTGTATACAGTGAATGTAAAAGGAGAATTCCACGCATTCGATCTTAGTGGCCCTGTGGTCACTATGAAGACGGTTATAAGGGTACCCGAGCATTATGATTGCGATACTAGGTACATTGTTCAAGCTCCATGGGGCAGTCTGCTACTTGTGTATAGAATAGTTCGTGACCATGATTTAGAACCTGAGCCTGGTGCATCTGAATACTGGAGCACTAAGGAGATTAAAATATTTGGGATTGACGCTCTTTGGAATGAAATTAAGGTGATCCATTGCCTGCGTGACCATGTGTTATTTCTTGGTCATAATCTATCGCTCTGCCTTAGTGCTGATGAATATCCCGCTCTCAAGGCAAATCGTTCCTATTTTACCGACGATAATTTTCTATGGACACTGGGACATAAGAACAGTCATCGTGATATGGGAATTCTTAAATTGGATGATAACAGCATGGAGGAGCTTGTGTGTCCTCAGCTTTGGTCCAACTGTCCAGCTCCAATGTGGATTACTCCTGATCTTAGAAAGATCAGCATGATGGGCTCAATGAGCCAACAACTGTGAAGTGAACTGCTACAGTCACAATTAACATAACGTGCAGTGCAGCAAGGCGGCATACTCGAGCCTCGAGAGAGAGGTCCTGCCTGTGCTGCAAAAATGGCCGGTCGAGGGAGTGCTCAACATCAACATCCTTTTCTGCTCAGTCTTTTGATGACGCTGCTGATGTGGTAATCAGAGATAATATATGCAGGTGTTTTAAGAAAACCATGGAGAAGACGGAATCATCTTGTAGTTACAACAATCTGATAGTTTTTATGTTTCAAATAGTTTGTAATAGTTTGCTCAAATATTGTACATATTTTCTTCATAATTTATTGCGAGAGATAAAATAAATATATGCTAGTTCGGTGAAAATAAAATATAAGAGCTCTCTATTGTATCATTCCACACAAGGAAATATTCTTCCCGCATAATATTTCCACTGTTGTTCATGAATGAACCACAAGGATCTGGTTGTGGTTTTAGAACCATAAGCATATAAACCCACACGATTTACAAGtttatacaacaatttatatcatttATGCTACCAACATCTTGTTTCCTAGTACAACCAGGCCTCTATGGTAGCCACCAATCAGCAGGCAAGTCGTGGCAAATATGGGTGTGCCAGCGTAAGTCGCGGCCGGGAGGAACCTTAGCAGCACAGCCAAACCTGCTGCAGCGGACAGCTACTGAACGATGCTTGTTGCAATGCGCGATCATCTACAAAAGCGAACGAAAGTTAGCTCAGAATCAAATGGAGAGATGTTTTTGGGGGTAAAATGATGTTCATTTCAATTTCTCGCATCGGAGGTGCGCACAATCCCATTTGGGTGAAGCTCCACCTCAAAAATGCAAAGGTGGCACACTGTTGTTGTCGCCGGAGAGGATCTAGCTATTCTGCAGTACCTCTTATATCCCTCCACAATCTCAGCGGGGACGGTCTCTCCATCGATAATCTGAACGTAGGCGAGATACAAGATTAAAAAACAGAAGTGCATTAGCAAATAAAGCAAATTAGGAGTAGTAAATGATACAACTTGTGTCCAAATGAACCAATTCTGGCTACCATTTGTGCAGATATGGGATGGAATGATAAAGCAATGCATATCTTTTTATTTCAGGTATGATGCATTATAAGATGTGATGTATTGAATGAGTCACCAAAGAAAGTGATGCTTGACAATTACGAGCTACAAAATGAATATTCAGCCGTACATGGAATGGAGAGGATTAAGATGGAAAACACAAACACTAGTGTATCCAAGCATAGCAAACAATGGTATCATTCTGTCAATTCTTCCTGACCGGTAAAAAAATGAAGCAATGGAAAAAATGAATGGAAAGTTGATTGTCAAAACTCAAACTGAGTAAAATTACAAACAAGATATGTGATGGAGTACATGCAAATTAAGCCACAATCCTATGGTAACTTTGTTTGCAAAATTAACAGAAGAACACCGATGATAACTTTGTTTTCCTGTCACTGAATTTTAATTGAATGCAAAGTTTTTGCTGCCCTTCATTAGAAGAGAGCTGCTGCAATTCCAGCAAAGTTTCTTTGCATAATGCTATGACTTTTAACTAATTAACACAAATTCAGTTCTCATGCAACTATCCACGACTTCCAACGGAGTCCATTTTATGGTTTGTGACTCAGTTTTGTGTTCGGAAACTATAACTGAATTTTGTGTTCAGTTTGTCATTTCTTTTCAATTTTGTGTTCTGAAACTATATCATTCATGTATAATTGTTCTGGGCACCTAGTAAGGTAAACAGCAAACAATTCCTGGTCATCACAACCGAGGCAGTTCTTTCTGCACTTCATCAGAAAGATAAACAGCAAATAATTCAATCTGAATTTTGTTAACTGATTAACATGACTATCACTGATTAACTGATTACGAGGGAAAGAAATCAGTTCAGTTTTCTCATTTCTTTCTGATTGTATATATTTTTCAATTTTCTGATTACAAAAGGCAGGGGTCTGAACATAAGTTAATCAAGTGGATACATGCAAATTAAGGAACAGTCCTCTTGTAACTTTGTTTGCAAAATTCACAGAAGAACACCTTGTTGGTAACTTTGTTTTCCTATCACTGGATTTTAACTGAATGCAAAGTTTTTGCTGCCCTTCATCAGAAGAGAGCTTCTGCAATTCCAGCAAAGATTCTTTGCATAATGCTATAAATTTTGACCGATTAACATAAATTCAGTTGTCATGCAACTATCGACAAATTCCAGCAAAGTCCATTTTATGGTTTGTGACTCAGTTTTGTGTTCTGCAACTATCACTGAAGTTTTCTGAAGGAAAGGCAAGAGTCTGAATTCGAGGAAGGAGAGGAATTGGATCATACCAGTGGCACTGGTGCGGGCTGCGAAGGCTGCGGCTCATCAAGAACAGGAGGAGGGGGGAtcacccggcggcggcggcgcttctCCCAGTACAACCATGCCTTACTACGCCGCGGCACGGGGAGCAAGGTATTCttgttcttgtccttcttcttgttcttgttcttcttgttGATCACcggcgctgctgctggcggcggccCGCTCCACCACCCGTGCACGGACGCCCACGCGCCCTGGAAGGCCTCGAAGATCCTCGCCACAACCGGCCCCGGAAACCGGAGTCGGAGGGCCTCCAGCAAGCTCCTGAACCAGACCGCGTCGGCCTGAGGCGGAAGGTGAGCGGGGGCGGGGACGATCGTAAGCGGGCGAGGAGACACCTCGGCCTGAGGCGGCTGGGGTCGCGCGCCTGGGAGCTGCAACGCGGTCGCCTGAGATGTCGTGTCGACCTCGGGCTGGGTCGGCGATGGTGGGGCGCCCGGAAGCTGCAGCGCGGCCACCTCGGCCCGAGTCGGCGCGCCAGGGAGCTCCAGAGCGGACACCTCGCTCTGAGGAGATGCCTTCACATCGTACTTGGACGCCTTAGCCTTGCCGAGCTTCTTCCCGGCGCCCTGCTCCATTGCAGGGCTGTCCCCAAGAAGCCTTCTTGGTTTCTTGGCCGTCTTTTGTCTTCGCCCGCACGACGAGGTGGAGTGGAAGGAGAAAGCACGGAGGGAGGGGAGGTGAGGCGCTGGTGGTGGACGGCGTCGAGACGCTCTCTTGGGTGGTTGGCTGGTGCGAGCTTGGGGAGGAGGAAGCCGACGAGAAGGAGCTCGCGGGATTCAGAGCACTCTGTTTTGGGGGAAGGAGACGGAGGGGAGGGGCGGGCTCTGTTTAAGCGAGACGGGGGGAAGTCTCGCGGGAGCCCCAGATGGGCCGGCCCGGCCGCGCGGGAGGCCACGGCctgattttcttttttttttctgttctcatttttgctttatttttgtaattttctttataATTTAAAGTacttgaaaatgttgaataagtattaaaattgttgaaaaattattttaaaaatgttgaatgagtcttaaaaatgttgaacaactattttaaaaatgttgaaaaagtatttgaaaatgttaaataagtattaaaaatgttcaaaatgtatttgaaaatgttaaataagtattaaaaatgttgaaaaagtatttgaaaatgttaaataagtattgaaaatgttgaacaagtatttgaatttTTATTGAGGGAAGGCCTGTTGCAAATTCTCATTTTGTGTAaattattttttttaatttgttttatttctTTACCAACGTCTGAAATTTGTCTGGGTGGATCTACATGGTTGTGTGAAAACAATTCTTTAAAATATGTTACACTATAGATTTATTCCTAATAAAAATGGTTGTGCTTGTCAACAAAATAGTTGCATAACTTTTAAAAAAATTGGTACATAAAAATGCTTTGTAAAAATTTTATGACTCCAAAAATGTAATTTATTTTGTGACTTCAAAACTTCTGT from Triticum aestivum cultivar Chinese Spring chromosome 3B, IWGSC CS RefSeq v2.1, whole genome shotgun sequence includes these protein-coding regions:
- the LOC123068781 gene encoding putative F-box protein At4g22660, whose translation is METCSFARIIRLQDLAMYRHKLCSLVFRLLPQLQGFPPLKKFCRDELVHLALTETKMVGTLPELPRDILMVIFAALEIPDLMRAGSVCSSWHSTYAELRTLGKYKQGQTPCLVYTSESDPDDVLSLYSLAEKRSYKLTLPQPPMRSRYLIGSSYGWLVTVDERSEMHLLNPITCEQIALPSVTTIEHVKPIFDDYGDVCKYEMSWHTGTHRGHNPPSNFALAELRGRLYWKAFVFPDTSTGSYIVVLIHNPQAQLSFAKAGDDKWTWLPPDYLYDDCTYKDGILYTVNVKGEFHAFDLSGPVVTMKTVIRVPEHYDCDTRYIVQAPWGSLLLVYRIVRDHDLEPEPGASEYWSTKEIKIFGIDALWNEIKVIHCLRDHVLFLGHNLSLCLSADEYPALKANRSYFTDDNFLWTLGHKNSHRDMGILKLDDNSMEELVCPQLWSNCPAPMWITPDLRKISMMGSMSQQL
- the LOC123068782 gene encoding lysine-rich arabinogalactan protein 19 isoform X2, yielding MEQGAGKKLGKAKASKYDVKASPQSEVSALELPGAPTRAEVAALQLPGAPPSPTQPEVDTTSQATALQLPGARPQPPQAEVSPRPLTIVPAPAHLPPQADAVWFRSLLEALRLRFPGPVVARIFEAFQGAWASVHGWWSGPPPAAAPVINKKNKNKKKDKNKNTLLPVPRRSKAWLYWEKRRRRRVIPPPPVLDEPQPSQPAPVPLIIDGETVPAEIVEGYKR
- the LOC123068782 gene encoding lysine-rich arabinogalactan protein 19 isoform X1 is translated as MEQGAGKKLGKAKASKYDVKASPQSEVSALELPGAPTRAEVAALQLPGAPPSPTQPEVDTTSQATALQLPGARPQPPQAEVSPRPLTIVPAPAHLPPQADAVWFRSLLEALRLRFPGPVVARIFEAFQGAWASVHGWWSGPPPAAAPVINKKNKNKKKDKNKNTLLPVPRRSKAWLYWEKRRRRRVIPPPPVLDEPQPSQPAPVPLIIDGETVPAEIVEGYKRYCRIARSSPATTTVCHLCIFEMIAHCNKHRSVAVRCSRFGCAAKVPPGRDLRWHTHICHDLPADWWLP